One part of the Anaeromyxobacter sp. Fw109-5 genome encodes these proteins:
- a CDS encoding TetR/AcrR family transcriptional regulator yields the protein MSDRADVGEPEAVPAKRRQILVGARRTFGELGFERASVDLIAARAGVSKATVYHHFEDKQALFVACALEEAEAMRAGLRACLDQPAGDVEQGLQRIGEKVMRVLLSPAVVGLHRHAIAEAGRFPEVGRTIFDRGPRLTQELIAAHLERWDRSGALRIDDPRSAAVQFVALCQGDLLARARLAMLEYPADEQVRETVSRAVRTFVRAYRP from the coding sequence GTGAGTGACCGCGCCGACGTGGGCGAACCCGAAGCGGTACCGGCCAAGCGCCGCCAGATCCTGGTCGGCGCACGGCGGACGTTCGGAGAGCTGGGCTTCGAGCGGGCGAGCGTCGATCTGATCGCCGCCCGGGCGGGCGTGTCGAAGGCGACCGTCTACCACCACTTCGAGGACAAGCAGGCGCTGTTCGTCGCCTGCGCCCTCGAGGAGGCGGAGGCCATGCGCGCCGGGCTTCGCGCCTGCCTCGACCAGCCCGCCGGCGACGTCGAGCAGGGGCTGCAGCGCATCGGCGAGAAGGTGATGCGGGTGCTGCTCTCGCCCGCCGTCGTGGGCCTCCACCGCCACGCCATCGCGGAGGCGGGGCGCTTCCCGGAGGTCGGCCGGACCATCTTCGATCGCGGTCCCCGCCTCACCCAGGAGCTCATCGCCGCGCACCTCGAGCGGTGGGATCGGAGCGGCGCCCTCCGCATCGACGACCCGCGCTCCGCGGCCGTGCAGTTCGTGGCCCTCTGCCAGGGCGACCTCCTCGCCCGCGCGCGCCTCGCCATGCTCGAGTACCCGGCCGACGAGCAGGTGCGCGAGACGGTGAGCCGCGCGGTGCGGACGTTCGTGCGCGCCTACCGGCCCTGA
- a CDS encoding efflux RND transporter periplasmic adaptor subunit, which produces MSTHLSTSLVLGLALLSACGQKSGAKASGGPVEVGVVTLAPTSVTLTKELPGRTSAFRVAEVRARVNGIVQKRLFTEGADVKAGQPLFVIDPAQYQASLEGAKAQLARAEARVASARMQAQRYTELVAENAVSKQEADDAVAALKAAEADVAAGRAAVQTARINLGYTTVTSPLTGRIGRSAVTEGAYVQQGQATLLATVQQLDPVYVDLTQSSTEALRLRRDHAEGKLQRAGQGQAKVQLVLEDGRPYGLDGTLQFADVTVDPSTGSIGLRALFPNPRGELLPGMFVRARLQEGVNPEALLVPQQAVARDQKGQPTALVVNAERKVERRQLVTDRAIGDAWLVTSGLSRGEQVIVEGLQKVRPGAEVKPVPVAGPKHAVR; this is translated from the coding sequence ATGAGCACACACCTCTCGACCTCCCTCGTACTCGGGCTGGCGCTCCTCTCCGCGTGTGGCCAGAAGTCCGGGGCCAAGGCGTCCGGCGGCCCGGTGGAGGTCGGCGTCGTGACGCTCGCGCCCACGTCGGTGACGCTCACGAAGGAGCTGCCGGGCCGCACGTCCGCGTTCCGCGTGGCGGAGGTGCGGGCCCGCGTCAACGGGATCGTCCAGAAGCGGCTCTTCACCGAGGGCGCCGACGTCAAGGCCGGGCAGCCCCTCTTCGTCATCGATCCTGCGCAGTACCAGGCGTCGCTGGAGGGAGCGAAGGCGCAGCTCGCCCGCGCCGAGGCGAGGGTCGCGTCGGCCCGGATGCAGGCGCAGCGGTACACCGAGCTCGTCGCCGAGAACGCGGTGAGCAAGCAGGAGGCCGACGACGCGGTGGCCGCGCTGAAGGCGGCGGAGGCGGACGTCGCGGCCGGGCGCGCCGCCGTGCAGACCGCGCGGATCAACCTGGGCTACACCACCGTCACCTCTCCGCTCACCGGGCGCATCGGCCGCTCCGCGGTGACGGAGGGCGCCTACGTCCAGCAGGGCCAGGCGACGCTGCTCGCGACCGTGCAGCAGCTCGACCCCGTCTACGTGGATCTCACGCAGTCGAGCACCGAGGCGCTGCGGCTGCGGCGCGACCACGCCGAGGGCAAGCTGCAGCGCGCCGGCCAGGGGCAGGCGAAGGTGCAGCTCGTGCTCGAGGACGGCCGGCCCTACGGGCTGGACGGGACGCTGCAGTTCGCGGACGTCACGGTCGATCCGAGCACGGGCTCGATCGGGCTGCGCGCGCTGTTCCCGAACCCGCGCGGCGAGCTCCTGCCGGGCATGTTCGTGCGCGCGCGGCTGCAGGAGGGGGTGAACCCGGAGGCCCTGCTCGTGCCGCAGCAGGCGGTCGCGCGCGACCAGAAGGGGCAGCCCACCGCGCTCGTGGTCAACGCGGAGCGGAAGGTCGAGCGCCGGCAGCTCGTCACGGATCGCGCCATCGGCGACGCCTGGCTCGTGACCTCCGGGCTCTCCCGCGGGGAGCAGGTGATCGTGGAGGGGCTGCAGAAGGTCCGGCCCGGCGCGGAGGTGAAGCCCGTCCCGGTGGCCGGCCCGAAGCACGCCGTCCGCTGA
- a CDS encoding efflux RND transporter permease subunit: protein MAQFFIDRPIFAWVVAIIVMLAGALSILTLPVSQYPAIAPPTVSVIASYPGASAKTLEDTVTQVIEQRMTGLDGLRYMSSSSDSSGNAQLTLTFEAGTNPDIAQVQVQNKLQLAMPQLPQDVQRQGVRVVKSAASFLLIIGLVSEDGSMTRNDISDYAYASIQDQISRVNGVGEVQTFGSQYAMRIWLDPDRLTSFRLTPLDVSSAVQSQNAQVSGGQLGGLPAVEGQRLTATITAQTRLQTAEEFRNILLRVNPDGSQVRLGDVARVELAGESSEIETFFNGRPSSGIGVRLAAGANALDTAGAVRARMDELSKFFPPGLKAVYPVDTSPFVRLSIEEVVITLAEAIVLVFLVMYLFLQNFRATLIPTIAVPVVLLGTFGVLAAAGFSINTLTMFGLVLAIGLLVDDAIVVVENVERVMSEEGLRPKSATRKSMSQITGALVGIALVLSAVFVPMAFFGGSVGVIYRQFSITIVASMALSVLVALTLTPALCATLLKPVERGHGLARGGFFGAFNRLYDRGAGRYGRVVGFLMRRRVRALIAYGVIVAALAGLFARMPTGFLPAEDQGTAFAQILLPPGSTLQSTREVLEKVSNHLLTEEKDSVESVMSIAGFSFSARGQNTGVAFIRLKPWDEREGKHLKADAMAARAMRAFSTLKEANVFVFTPPAVSELGNANGFELQLQDRAGLGHDALMDARNQLLGLAQKDPRLAKVRPAGLEDTAQFKIDVDQQKAAALGISLADVNATIASTWGVSYVNDFIDKGRTKRVYLQADAPFRMHPEDVGRWYVRQRGGEMVPFSAFATGSWTMGSPKLERFNGLPAVAIQGEPAPGHSSGEAMAALEEIVGQLPSGVAADWSGLSYEERLSGANAPALYALSILVVFLCLAALYESWSIPVSVLLAVPLGVIGAVIASSLRGLPNDVYFQVGLLTTVGLSAKNAILIVEFARELHDRGRSAPAAALEAARMRLRPILMTSLAFVLGVLPLALASGAGAGSQNAIGFAVIGGMLSATALAILFVPLFFVLIARRAPAPAGVPPEDASGAEDVREDAAHA, encoded by the coding sequence GTGGCCCAGTTCTTCATCGATCGTCCGATCTTCGCGTGGGTCGTCGCCATCATCGTGATGCTGGCCGGCGCCCTCTCGATCCTCACCCTGCCCGTCTCGCAGTACCCCGCCATCGCGCCGCCGACGGTGAGCGTCATCGCGAGCTACCCCGGCGCGTCCGCGAAGACGCTCGAGGACACGGTCACGCAGGTGATCGAGCAGCGGATGACCGGCCTCGACGGGCTGCGGTACATGTCGTCGTCGAGCGACTCGTCCGGCAACGCGCAGCTGACGCTGACGTTCGAGGCCGGCACGAACCCCGACATCGCGCAGGTGCAGGTCCAGAACAAGCTCCAGCTCGCGATGCCGCAGCTCCCGCAGGACGTCCAGCGGCAGGGCGTGCGGGTGGTGAAGTCGGCGGCCAGCTTCCTGCTCATCATCGGCCTGGTCTCCGAGGACGGGTCGATGACCCGCAACGACATCTCGGACTACGCCTACGCCTCGATCCAGGATCAGATCAGCCGGGTCAACGGCGTCGGCGAGGTCCAGACCTTCGGCTCGCAGTACGCCATGCGCATCTGGCTCGATCCCGACCGCCTCACGAGCTTCCGGCTGACGCCGCTCGACGTGTCGAGCGCCGTCCAGTCGCAGAACGCCCAGGTCTCCGGCGGTCAGCTCGGGGGCCTCCCGGCCGTCGAGGGGCAGCGCCTCACGGCCACCATCACCGCGCAGACGCGCCTCCAGACCGCGGAGGAGTTCAGGAACATTCTCCTGCGCGTGAACCCCGACGGCTCGCAGGTCCGGCTCGGAGACGTCGCGCGCGTCGAGCTCGCCGGCGAGAGCTCGGAGATCGAGACCTTCTTCAACGGGCGCCCGTCGAGCGGCATCGGCGTCCGGCTCGCCGCGGGCGCGAACGCGCTCGACACCGCCGGCGCGGTGCGGGCGCGCATGGACGAGCTCTCGAAGTTCTTCCCGCCCGGCCTGAAGGCCGTCTATCCCGTCGACACGTCGCCGTTCGTGCGGCTCTCGATCGAGGAGGTCGTGATCACGCTCGCGGAGGCGATCGTCCTCGTCTTCCTCGTGATGTACCTCTTCCTGCAGAACTTCCGCGCGACGCTCATCCCGACCATCGCCGTGCCGGTGGTGCTGCTCGGCACCTTCGGCGTGCTCGCCGCGGCGGGGTTCAGCATCAACACGCTGACCATGTTCGGGCTGGTGCTCGCCATCGGCCTGCTGGTCGACGACGCCATCGTGGTGGTCGAGAACGTCGAGCGCGTGATGAGCGAGGAGGGGCTGCGGCCCAAGTCCGCCACGCGCAAGTCGATGAGCCAGATCACCGGGGCGCTCGTCGGCATCGCGCTCGTGCTCTCGGCCGTCTTCGTGCCCATGGCCTTCTTCGGAGGCTCCGTCGGCGTCATCTACCGGCAGTTCTCCATCACCATCGTCGCCTCGATGGCGCTGTCCGTGCTCGTGGCCCTGACGCTGACGCCGGCGCTGTGCGCCACGCTGCTGAAGCCGGTCGAGCGCGGGCACGGCCTCGCGCGCGGCGGCTTCTTCGGCGCGTTCAATCGCCTCTACGACCGGGGCGCGGGGCGCTACGGGCGCGTGGTCGGGTTCCTCATGCGCCGGCGCGTCCGGGCGCTGATCGCCTACGGCGTGATCGTGGCCGCGCTCGCCGGGCTCTTCGCGCGCATGCCCACGGGCTTCCTGCCGGCCGAGGATCAGGGCACCGCGTTCGCCCAGATCCTCCTGCCGCCCGGCAGCACGCTGCAGAGCACGCGCGAGGTGCTCGAGAAGGTCTCGAACCACCTGCTCACCGAGGAGAAGGACTCGGTCGAGTCGGTGATGTCCATCGCCGGGTTCAGCTTCAGCGCGCGCGGCCAGAACACGGGCGTCGCCTTCATCCGGCTCAAGCCCTGGGACGAGCGCGAGGGGAAGCACCTCAAGGCGGACGCGATGGCGGCGCGGGCGATGCGCGCCTTCTCGACCCTGAAGGAGGCGAACGTGTTCGTGTTCACCCCGCCCGCCGTGAGCGAGCTCGGGAACGCGAACGGCTTCGAGCTCCAGCTCCAGGATCGCGCGGGCCTCGGGCACGACGCGCTCATGGACGCGCGGAACCAGCTCCTCGGGCTCGCGCAGAAGGACCCCCGGCTCGCGAAGGTGCGCCCCGCGGGGCTGGAGGACACCGCGCAGTTCAAGATCGACGTCGACCAGCAGAAGGCCGCCGCCCTGGGCATCTCGCTCGCCGACGTGAACGCGACGATCGCCTCGACGTGGGGCGTCAGCTACGTGAACGACTTCATCGACAAGGGGCGCACGAAGCGCGTCTACCTGCAGGCCGACGCGCCCTTCCGGATGCACCCCGAGGACGTGGGCCGCTGGTACGTCCGCCAGCGCGGGGGCGAGATGGTCCCCTTCTCCGCGTTCGCCACCGGGAGCTGGACCATGGGGTCCCCCAAGCTCGAGCGGTTCAACGGGCTCCCCGCCGTCGCCATCCAGGGCGAGCCGGCGCCGGGCCACTCCTCGGGCGAGGCGATGGCGGCGCTCGAGGAGATCGTCGGCCAGCTCCCGAGCGGCGTCGCGGCGGACTGGTCCGGGCTCTCCTACGAGGAGCGGCTCTCGGGCGCGAACGCGCCGGCGCTCTACGCGCTCTCCATCCTCGTGGTCTTCCTCTGCCTCGCCGCGCTGTACGAGAGCTGGTCCATCCCGGTGTCCGTCCTGCTGGCCGTGCCGCTCGGCGTGATCGGGGCGGTGATCGCGTCCAGCCTGCGCGGCCTCCCGAACGACGTGTACTTCCAGGTGGGCCTGCTCACGACGGTGGGCCTCTCCGCCAAGAACGCCATCCTCATCGTCGAGTTCGCGCGCGAGCTGCACGATCGCGGCAGATCCGCCCCGGCGGCGGCGCTCGAGGCGGCGCGCATGCGGCTCCGGCCCATCCTCATGACGTCGCTGGCGTTCGTCCTGGGCGTGCTGCCGCTCGCGCTCGCGAGCGGCGCCGGCGCCGGGAGCCAGAACGCCATCGGGTTCGCGGTGATCGGCGGCATGCTCTCCGCGACCGCGCTCGCGATCCTCTTCGTGCCGCTGTTCTTCGTGCTCATCGCGCGCAGGGCGCCCGCGCCGGCCGGGGTGCCGCCCGAGGACGCGTCCGGCGCCGAGGACGTCAGGGAGGACGCGGCCCATGCGTAG